A region of Micromonospora chokoriensis DNA encodes the following proteins:
- a CDS encoding inositol-3-phosphate synthase has protein sequence MRTGVWLVGARGSVATTSIVGGLALRAGLAGSTGCVTELPDLRGPALPAFADLVFGGHDVATTPLCKRAEALADAGVIPWRLVAALRDELGAVEQELRPAPVGATQADRAAAVVRDLTAFRERHELDRVVVVNVSATEPAPQPHPGHADPAALSAALAGPDEVLPVSSLYAYAAVLAGCPYVDFTPSTGLRLPALAALAEEARLPYAGHDGKTGETLVKSVLAPMFAMRNLDVRSWSGFNLLGGGDGATLADPAANAAKVQSKQRVLGETLGYVPQGGTRIEYVEELGDFKTAWDLITFAGFLGTGMRMEFTWHGCDSALAAPLVLDLARLTAAAHAAGLVGPLTELGFFFKDPIGSPTHSLGEQWARLTDFTRHLHTGGNGDHGNVG, from the coding sequence ATGCGTACAGGTGTCTGGCTGGTAGGAGCGCGCGGATCCGTCGCGACCACCAGCATCGTCGGGGGGCTCGCGCTGCGGGCCGGCCTGGCCGGGTCGACGGGCTGTGTCACCGAGCTGCCCGACCTGCGCGGCCCGGCCCTACCGGCCTTCGCCGACCTGGTCTTCGGCGGACACGACGTGGCCACCACTCCGCTGTGCAAGCGCGCCGAGGCGCTCGCCGACGCCGGTGTCATCCCCTGGCGGCTGGTCGCCGCGCTCCGCGACGAGCTGGGCGCGGTCGAGCAGGAGCTGCGCCCCGCACCGGTCGGTGCGACCCAGGCCGATCGTGCCGCCGCCGTGGTCCGCGACCTCACCGCCTTCCGGGAGCGGCACGAGCTGGACCGGGTGGTGGTGGTCAACGTCTCCGCCACCGAGCCGGCCCCGCAACCGCACCCCGGGCACGCCGACCCGGCCGCCCTGAGCGCCGCCCTGGCCGGGCCCGACGAGGTGCTGCCGGTCAGCTCCCTCTACGCGTACGCGGCAGTGCTCGCCGGCTGCCCGTACGTCGACTTCACCCCGTCCACCGGACTGCGGCTGCCGGCCCTGGCGGCGCTGGCCGAGGAGGCCCGCCTGCCGTACGCCGGGCACGACGGCAAGACCGGCGAGACGCTGGTCAAGTCGGTGCTCGCGCCGATGTTCGCGATGCGCAACCTGGACGTGCGCTCCTGGTCCGGGTTCAACCTGCTCGGTGGTGGCGACGGCGCCACCCTGGCCGACCCGGCCGCGAACGCGGCGAAGGTGCAGAGCAAGCAGCGGGTGCTCGGCGAGACGCTGGGCTACGTCCCGCAGGGCGGCACGCGCATCGAGTACGTCGAGGAGCTGGGCGACTTCAAGACCGCCTGGGATCTGATCACCTTCGCCGGGTTCCTCGGCACCGGCATGCGGATGGAGTTCACCTGGCACGGCTGCGACTCCGCGTTGGCCGCGCCACTGGTGCTCGACCTGGCCCGGCTCACCGCCGCCGCGCACGCCGCCGGGCTGGTGGGTCCACTGACCGAGCTGGGCTTCTTCTTCAAGGACCCGATCGGCTCGCCCACCCACTCGCTGGGCGAGCAGTGGGCCCGGTTGACCGACTTCACCCGACACCTGCACACCGGCGGGAACGGTGATCATGGCAACGTTGGCTGA
- a CDS encoding SCO3242 family prenyltransferase: protein MATLADIAELVRAPAALSVPGDVVAGAAAAGALGPRTPALAGASVLLYWAGMAANDWADRGLDAEERPERPIPSGRITPTAAVGLAAGLTAAGVGLAAAVGGRRAAALAVPLAATIWGYDLLAKNTAAGPAVMAACRGLDVLLGASGGRLTRALPAAATVAAHTWTVTALSRREVTGAEAALPMRTLAGTAVVAASAAVPGVRRATTRPEGPTGARPDRPRVAAVAAVLPAALAGWYAARYGAAQVEVVRDPSAGRVRAAVGAGITGLPALQGALTARAGAGLLGLAVAAAAPLGRRLARKVSPT, encoded by the coding sequence ATGGCAACGTTGGCTGACATCGCCGAGCTGGTCCGGGCGCCGGCCGCGCTCTCCGTGCCCGGTGACGTGGTCGCCGGAGCGGCTGCGGCCGGTGCGCTCGGTCCGCGTACCCCTGCCCTGGCCGGCGCCTCGGTGCTGCTCTACTGGGCCGGCATGGCCGCCAACGACTGGGCCGACCGGGGCCTGGACGCCGAGGAGCGGCCCGAGCGACCCATCCCCAGCGGGCGGATCACGCCGACCGCCGCTGTCGGTCTCGCGGCGGGCCTCACGGCCGCCGGCGTGGGCCTGGCCGCCGCCGTGGGCGGTCGCCGCGCCGCCGCGCTCGCCGTGCCGCTGGCCGCCACCATCTGGGGGTACGACCTGCTGGCCAAGAACACCGCCGCCGGCCCGGCCGTGATGGCCGCCTGTCGGGGGCTGGACGTGCTGCTCGGCGCGTCCGGCGGCCGGCTGACCCGGGCGTTGCCGGCGGCGGCGACCGTCGCCGCGCACACCTGGACGGTGACCGCGCTGTCCCGCCGGGAGGTCACCGGCGCGGAGGCCGCCCTGCCGATGCGCACCCTCGCCGGCACGGCGGTGGTCGCCGCGAGCGCCGCCGTCCCCGGCGTCCGACGCGCGACCACCCGACCGGAGGGCCCGACCGGTGCCCGCCCCGACCGGCCCCGGGTGGCCGCCGTCGCGGCCGTCCTGCCCGCCGCGCTGGCCGGGTGGTACGCGGCCCGCTACGGGGCGGCCCAGGTCGAGGTCGTCCGCGATCCGTCGGCCGGGCGGGTCCGCGCCGCCGTCGGCGCCGGGATCACCGGCCTGCCCGCCCTCCAGGGCGCACTGACCGCCCGCGCGGGAGCCGGCCTGCTCGGGTTGGCCGTCGCGGCCGCCGCGCCGCTGGGTCGACGGTTGGCCCGGAAGGTCTCGCCGACATGA
- a CDS encoding sugar phosphate isomerase/epimerase family protein, whose amino-acid sequence MTVPRPRPASPAGDATTLRLGYGTNGFNNHRLDDALAVIADLGYDGVALTLDHDYLDPFAPGLTRRVAAVSRRLNELGLAVVIETGARYLLDPWHKHAPTLLHDDPTRRIEFLRRAVRIGADLGAEAVSFWAGVRPETVSPQCAWDRLVAGCATVVDAADTAGVTLGFEPEPGMLVQDIADWRRLRAALGDPARFGITLDIGHCRCLEPWPVPQCVAEVADHLVNVQIDDMRRGVHEHLEFGVGEIDFPPVLAALAAAGYRGLVAVELPRDSHAAPAVAARSIEFLRAAAATAAAARTEDEVPTGTPGVPA is encoded by the coding sequence ATGACAGTGCCCCGGCCCCGACCCGCGTCACCAGCCGGTGACGCCACGACGCTGCGGCTCGGGTACGGCACGAACGGCTTCAACAACCACCGCCTCGACGACGCGCTCGCCGTCATCGCCGACCTCGGCTACGACGGGGTGGCGCTCACCCTCGACCACGACTACCTGGACCCGTTCGCGCCCGGCCTCACCCGTCGGGTCGCCGCCGTCAGTCGACGACTGAACGAGCTGGGGCTCGCTGTGGTGATCGAGACCGGGGCCCGGTACCTGCTCGACCCGTGGCACAAACACGCGCCGACGTTGCTGCACGACGACCCGACCCGACGGATCGAGTTCCTGCGCCGGGCCGTCCGGATCGGCGCCGACCTGGGCGCCGAGGCGGTCTCGTTCTGGGCCGGCGTCCGGCCCGAGACGGTGTCGCCGCAGTGTGCCTGGGACCGGCTGGTGGCCGGCTGCGCCACAGTGGTCGACGCGGCCGACACCGCCGGCGTCACCCTCGGCTTCGAACCGGAACCGGGCATGCTGGTGCAGGACATCGCCGACTGGCGTCGGCTGCGCGCCGCGCTCGGTGACCCGGCCCGGTTCGGCATCACCCTCGACATCGGCCACTGTCGCTGCCTGGAGCCCTGGCCGGTGCCGCAGTGCGTCGCCGAGGTGGCCGATCACCTGGTCAACGTGCAGATCGACGACATGCGCCGGGGCGTGCACGAACACCTGGAGTTCGGCGTCGGCGAGATCGACTTCCCGCCGGTGCTGGCGGCCCTGGCGGCGGCCGGCTATCGCGGGCTGGTCGCTGTGGAGCTGCCCCGCGACTCGCACGCCGCACCCGCCGTGGCCGCCCGGTCGATCGAGTTCCTGCGGGCCGCCGCCGCGACCGCGGCGGCCGCGCGCACCGAGGACGAGGTGCCCACAGGCACACCTGGGGTGCCGGCGTAG
- a CDS encoding EboA domain-containing protein translates to MTPDSLRAALRGVPDPDWLDTALRRVAAEPTEITRLFPAAGRRCGRGALPDAPDWTADDAARVLLLTALPGDHAAYAESLYRHGDAAERRAVLRALPLLPIDDAGVPLLHDAIRTNDTRLVAAALGPYARHLDPAAWRQAVLKCVFSGVPLAAVADLDARADGELAAMLAALAAERHAAGRDLPADATDLLDRLTAALPREA, encoded by the coding sequence ATGACACCGGATTCACTACGGGCCGCGCTGCGGGGCGTACCCGATCCCGACTGGTTGGACACGGCGCTGCGCCGGGTCGCGGCCGAGCCCACCGAGATCACCCGGCTCTTCCCCGCCGCCGGCCGGCGCTGCGGACGAGGCGCGCTACCCGACGCGCCCGACTGGACCGCAGACGACGCGGCCCGGGTGCTGCTGCTCACCGCGCTGCCGGGCGACCACGCCGCGTACGCCGAGAGCCTCTACCGGCACGGCGACGCGGCCGAACGGCGAGCGGTGCTGCGGGCGCTGCCGCTGCTGCCGATCGACGACGCCGGCGTGCCGCTGCTGCACGACGCGATCCGCACCAACGACACCCGCCTGGTCGCCGCCGCGCTCGGCCCGTACGCCCGGCACCTCGACCCGGCCGCCTGGCGACAGGCGGTGCTCAAGTGCGTGTTCAGTGGTGTGCCCCTCGCCGCGGTCGCCGACCTGGACGCGCGGGCCGACGGGGAGCTCGCCGCCATGCTGGCCGCGCTCGCCGCCGAACGGCACGCCGCCGGCCGGGACCTGCCCGCCGACGCCACCGACCTGCTCGACCGGCTCACCGCCGCACTGCCCCGGGAGGCGTGA
- a CDS encoding TatD family hydrolase, which produces MRIFDPHIHMTSRTTDDYERMAAAGVRALVEPAFWLGQPRTSPASFTDYFDSLIGWEPFRAGQFGVRHFATIALNPKEANDPRCRPVLDLLPRYLDKDAVVAVGEIGYDSMTPEEDEVFAAQLALAVAYELPALVHTPHRDKARGCERTLAVVAESGIDAGRVVVDHLNEVTVKLVRDSGCWLGFSIYPDTKMTPSRMVELLREYGTERMLVNSAADWGRSDPLLTRATGEAMLEAGFSDDDVDRVLWRNPVEFYGQSGRLDLSDLEDPAAVDPETGNSILRGGS; this is translated from the coding sequence ATGCGCATCTTCGACCCACACATCCACATGACCTCGCGCACCACCGACGACTACGAACGGATGGCCGCCGCCGGGGTCCGCGCGCTGGTCGAGCCGGCGTTCTGGTTGGGCCAGCCGCGGACCAGCCCCGCGTCGTTCACCGACTACTTCGACTCGCTGATCGGGTGGGAGCCCTTCCGGGCCGGTCAGTTCGGGGTGCGCCACTTCGCCACGATCGCGCTCAACCCCAAGGAAGCCAACGACCCGCGGTGCCGCCCGGTGCTGGACCTGCTGCCCCGCTACCTGGACAAGGACGCGGTGGTGGCGGTCGGCGAGATCGGGTACGACTCGATGACGCCGGAGGAGGACGAGGTGTTCGCGGCGCAGCTCGCCCTCGCCGTGGCGTACGAGCTGCCGGCGCTGGTGCACACCCCGCACCGGGACAAGGCCCGCGGCTGCGAACGCACCCTGGCGGTGGTCGCCGAATCCGGCATCGACGCCGGTCGCGTGGTGGTCGACCACCTCAACGAGGTGACCGTCAAGCTGGTCCGGGACAGCGGCTGCTGGCTGGGCTTCTCCATCTACCCGGACACGAAGATGACGCCGTCGCGGATGGTCGAGCTGCTGCGCGAGTACGGCACGGAACGGATGCTGGTCAACTCGGCAGCCGACTGGGGGCGTTCCGACCCGCTGCTGACCCGGGCCACCGGCGAGGCGATGCTGGAGGCCGGGTTCAGCGACGACGACGTCGACAGGGTGCTGTGGCGCAACCCGGTGGAGTTCTACGGGCAGTCGGGGCGGCTCGACCTCAGCGACCTGGAGGACCCCGCTGCCGTGGACCCGGAGACCGGCAACTCGATCCTGCGCGGCGGCAGCTGA
- the eboE gene encoding metabolite traffic protein EboE yields the protein MRLRHAGGETVHLGYCTNVHPAEDLAGILGQLDTYALPVREALGSDLLGLGLWLAAPAAAELAADAALRRRLRAELDARGLEVVTLNGFPYAAFQAPVVKQDVYHPDWTTEQRLTYTVNLARVLADLLPDDAARGSISTLPLAWREPWDTGRADAARRRLDQLAAGLAEVQRDTGREVRVAFEPEPGCVVESSSQAAALLSGMDTDRMGVCLDLAHLACAWEDPAEALGRLRAAGLPVVKVQVSAAVEAADPAGGADALRRWVEPRFLHQTRGAGCAGLPDPADPSYAADDLDEALDRALPGPWRVHYHVPLHAPPEEPLGSTLPVLRAALRALFDGPTAGCDHLDVETYTWGVLPAARRPRTDAELAAGIAAELAFARDELVGLGLTAQRSVTMGGTR from the coding sequence ATGCGGCTGCGACATGCCGGCGGCGAGACCGTCCACCTGGGCTACTGCACCAACGTGCACCCCGCCGAGGATCTCGCCGGCATCCTCGGCCAACTGGACACGTACGCCCTGCCGGTGCGCGAGGCTCTCGGCAGTGACCTGCTCGGGCTGGGCCTGTGGCTGGCCGCCCCGGCCGCCGCCGAGCTGGCCGCCGACGCGGCGCTCCGCCGTCGGCTGCGCGCCGAACTGGACGCGCGTGGTCTGGAGGTCGTCACCCTCAACGGCTTCCCGTACGCGGCCTTCCAGGCCCCGGTGGTCAAGCAGGACGTGTACCACCCCGACTGGACCACCGAGCAGCGTCTGACGTACACGGTGAACCTGGCCCGGGTGCTTGCCGACCTGCTGCCCGACGACGCCGCCCGGGGGTCGATCTCCACCCTGCCGCTGGCGTGGCGGGAGCCGTGGGACACCGGGCGGGCCGACGCGGCCCGCCGCCGGCTGGACCAGCTCGCCGCCGGCCTGGCCGAGGTGCAGCGCGACACCGGCCGCGAGGTGCGGGTCGCCTTCGAGCCGGAGCCGGGCTGCGTGGTGGAGAGCAGCAGCCAGGCCGCCGCGCTGCTGTCCGGGATGGACACCGACCGAATGGGCGTCTGCCTCGACCTGGCCCACCTGGCGTGCGCCTGGGAGGACCCGGCCGAGGCGCTCGGACGACTGCGGGCGGCCGGGCTGCCCGTGGTGAAGGTGCAGGTCTCCGCCGCCGTCGAGGCGGCCGACCCGGCCGGCGGGGCCGACGCGTTGCGCCGCTGGGTGGAGCCGCGCTTCCTGCACCAGACCCGGGGCGCCGGCTGTGCCGGCCTGCCCGACCCGGCCGACCCGTCGTACGCGGCGGACGACCTCGACGAGGCGTTGGACCGGGCGTTGCCCGGACCGTGGCGGGTGCACTACCACGTGCCCCTGCACGCCCCACCCGAGGAACCGCTCGGCTCGACCCTGCCGGTTCTGCGCGCAGCCCTGAGAGCGCTCTTCGACGGCCCGACCGCCGGCTGCGACCACCTGGACGTCGAGACGTACACCTGGGGGGTGCTGCCGGCGGCACGGCGGCCCCGCACCGACGCGGAGCTGGCCGCCGGCATCGCCGCGGAGCTGGCCTTCGCCCGGGACGAACTGGTCGGCCTCGGCCTGACCGCGCAGCGATCCGTGACGATGGGAGGAACGCGATGA
- a CDS encoding alkaline phosphatase family protein → MSRRLVVLDVVGLTPRLLAHMPRLRGVADGGFRAELGTVLPAVTCSVQSTFLTGEPPSGHGIVGNGWYFRELGEVLLWRQHNALVGGEKLWQAARRAEPGYTVANVCWWYAMGADVDWTVTPRPVYYADGRKEPDCYTDPPELHDALTGRLGTFPLFTYWGPTAGLPSSKWICQAAEQILADVSPDLTLVYVPHLDYDLQRFGPSSAQAAAAAAELDAVLGPLLDAARARDATVVVLSEYGITDVSRPVDVNRLLRSEGLLRVHTQAGMEYLDPWTSKAFAVADHQVAHVYVKDPADVPAVAKLCANLPGVAEVLDAEGKAAHGLDHPRAGELVLVAEPDAWFTYYYWLDDDRAPDFARLVEIHRKPGYDPAELFFDPANPGAAKARAGVALARKKLGMRYLMSAVGLDAGARAVRGSHGRLPDDPADAPVLLCSDPTAARDRIAATEVKALLLELAGLGVDGSGEGT, encoded by the coding sequence ATGAGCCGCCGACTGGTGGTGCTCGACGTCGTGGGGCTGACCCCCCGACTGCTGGCGCACATGCCCCGACTGCGAGGGGTCGCCGACGGCGGCTTCCGGGCCGAGCTGGGCACCGTGCTGCCCGCGGTGACCTGCTCGGTGCAGTCCACCTTCCTCACCGGCGAACCACCCAGCGGGCACGGGATCGTCGGCAACGGGTGGTATTTCCGGGAGCTGGGTGAGGTGCTGCTGTGGCGGCAGCACAACGCGCTGGTCGGCGGGGAGAAGCTCTGGCAGGCGGCCCGCCGGGCCGAGCCCGGTTACACCGTCGCCAACGTCTGCTGGTGGTACGCCATGGGCGCCGACGTCGACTGGACGGTCACCCCGCGTCCCGTGTACTACGCCGACGGGCGCAAGGAACCCGACTGCTACACCGACCCGCCGGAGCTGCACGACGCGCTCACCGGCCGGCTGGGCACCTTCCCGCTGTTCACCTACTGGGGGCCGACGGCGGGCCTGCCGTCGTCGAAGTGGATCTGCCAGGCGGCCGAGCAGATCCTGGCCGACGTGTCACCCGATCTGACCCTGGTCTACGTGCCGCACCTGGACTACGACCTGCAACGGTTCGGCCCGTCGTCCGCCCAGGCCGCCGCCGCGGCGGCCGAGCTGGACGCGGTGCTCGGCCCGCTGCTGGACGCCGCCCGGGCCCGGGACGCCACGGTTGTCGTGCTGTCGGAGTACGGCATCACCGACGTGTCCCGGCCGGTGGACGTCAACCGGCTGCTGCGCAGCGAGGGGCTGCTGCGGGTGCACACCCAGGCGGGCATGGAGTACCTCGACCCGTGGACGTCGAAGGCGTTCGCGGTCGCCGACCACCAGGTTGCCCACGTCTACGTCAAGGACCCGGCCGACGTGCCGGCGGTCGCGAAGCTCTGCGCCAACCTGCCCGGGGTGGCCGAGGTGCTCGACGCCGAGGGCAAGGCCGCGCATGGGCTGGATCATCCGCGCGCGGGTGAGCTGGTGCTGGTGGCCGAGCCGGACGCCTGGTTCACGTACTACTACTGGCTGGACGACGACCGGGCGCCGGACTTCGCCCGGCTCGTGGAAATCCACCGCAAGCCGGGGTACGACCCGGCGGAGCTGTTCTTCGACCCGGCCAACCCCGGTGCCGCGAAGGCCCGCGCCGGCGTGGCGCTGGCCCGCAAGAAGCTCGGCATGCGGTACCTGATGAGCGCTGTCGGCCTGGACGCCGGTGCGCGGGCGGTGCGCGGCTCGCACGGGCGGCTGCCGGACGACCCGGCGGACGCCCCGGTGCTGCTCTGCTCCGACCCGACGGCGGCCCGGGACCGGATCGCGGCCACCGAGGTCAAAGCCCTGTTACTCGAGTTGGCCGGGTTGGGTGTCGACGGGTCGGGGGAGGGCACGTGA
- a CDS encoding polyprenyl synthetase family protein, with the protein MTVTVAPTDTSGLRSRFDAELAGFLERQGPDWPDGAPRGVFTALQRFVLAGGKRLRPLFCYWGWRGAGAADGTPIVVAAAALELFHAFALIHDDILDGSDRRRGEPSVHRLFADLHARSSWRGDPEAYGRNTALLCGDLCAAWSDQMFHECGLSTEQVHRGYGVFALMRTEVIAGEYLDLVSGVGDGSVASALTVIRMKAARYTVTRPLQIGAALAGAGPELLAALEEFGDPLGDAFQLRDDVLGVFGDPAVTGKSILDDLREGKPTVMMALARSEADRSQTARLRELFGNPALDADGAAELRAIIESTGARERIEQMIRVRTEAALVALQAAAVVDEARSALVALAGQAIDRRA; encoded by the coding sequence GTGACCGTCACCGTCGCGCCCACCGACACGAGCGGACTGCGGTCCCGGTTCGACGCGGAGCTGGCCGGGTTCCTGGAACGGCAGGGCCCGGACTGGCCCGACGGCGCGCCGCGGGGCGTGTTCACCGCGCTGCAACGGTTCGTGCTCGCCGGTGGGAAGCGGCTACGCCCCCTCTTCTGTTACTGGGGTTGGCGTGGCGCGGGCGCTGCCGACGGCACCCCGATCGTGGTGGCCGCGGCCGCCCTGGAGCTGTTCCACGCGTTCGCGCTGATCCACGACGACATCCTGGACGGCAGTGACCGCCGCCGGGGTGAGCCGTCGGTGCACCGCCTCTTCGCCGACCTGCACGCCCGGTCGTCGTGGCGCGGCGACCCGGAGGCGTACGGGCGCAACACCGCGCTGCTCTGCGGTGACCTCTGCGCGGCCTGGTCGGACCAGATGTTCCACGAGTGCGGGCTGAGCACCGAGCAGGTGCACCGGGGGTACGGCGTGTTCGCGCTGATGCGTACCGAGGTGATCGCGGGGGAGTATCTGGACCTGGTCTCGGGCGTGGGCGACGGCTCGGTGGCGAGCGCGCTCACCGTGATCCGGATGAAGGCTGCCCGGTACACGGTCACCCGGCCGTTGCAGATCGGCGCGGCCCTGGCCGGTGCGGGCCCGGAGTTGCTCGCCGCGCTGGAGGAGTTCGGTGACCCGCTGGGCGACGCGTTCCAGCTCCGCGACGACGTGCTGGGCGTCTTCGGCGACCCGGCGGTGACCGGCAAGTCCATCCTGGACGACCTGCGTGAGGGCAAGCCCACGGTGATGATGGCGCTGGCCCGCAGCGAGGCGGACCGGTCGCAGACCGCCCGGCTGCGGGAGTTGTTCGGCAATCCGGCGTTGGACGCCGACGGCGCCGCGGAGCTTCGCGCGATCATCGAGTCGACGGGTGCCCGGGAGCGGATCGAGCAGATGATCCGGGTGCGGACCGAGGCCGCGCTCGTGGCCCTGCAGGCCGCCGCGGTGGTCGACGAGGCGCGCTCGGCGCTCGTCGCGCTGGCCGGCCAGGCGATCGACCGCCGCGCCTGA